Genomic DNA from Cyanobacterium stanieri LEGE 03274:
ATAATCGTTGCTTAACATCTGTATTTCACGCCCTTGCGATGGTTACTCGTAAAGACAAATTTCATTTAAATATTTACGGTGAGATTCCAGATAAAGATTGTTTTTTAAAACAAATTAAAGAATTAGGATTAGAAAAGATAGTTACGTTACAAGGTTTTGTCTCTGAACAAGAATTAAATACAGCTTTATGTGGTGCTAATTTGGCTATCAATCTTAGAAATCCCTCCATGGGAGAAGCCTCCGCCAGTCAACTACACCTCTGGAGTTATGCCCTACCCACCATCGTTTCTCAAACAGAATGGTACAGTAACTTAAATCCTCAAGCCGTCGCCTTTGTGCGTCCAAACCACGAAATAGAGGACTTAGTTAACCATTTAAATGATTTTTTAGATCAGCCCCAAAAATTTGCTCAAATGGGCATAGAAGGGAAAAAAACTCTCCAACAACATCACCAACCCCAAGCCTGTGCCCAAGCAATCCTTAACCTAGCCCAGCAAGTAATCCAATATCGTCCAACCCATACTATCAATACCATGGCTACTAGGATAGGTAAACAATTAAGTTATTTTGACTTACCCCCATCCAACGACATTAACCGCTATAGTAAGATCATTGACTTTATCTGCAAATCCATTCCTGAGAAAAACTAACTATCTTAATTATTTGATTGTTATTGAATAGGAATCAAGGAATACAGTGTTTTCCCCTCCCTAAAAACAGTCCCCTTGAGTTAAGATTAATTAAGTTATGTATCTGTCAAGTAATCAAAAAGTCTTATGGTTATGGAATTTTTCTCATTAGAGCAAATGCAAGAATTAGCTCAAGAATATGGTTACTGGGCAGTTTTTGTGGGTATTGCCTTAGAAAATACGGGGATTCCCTTACCCGGAGAAACCATCACCGTCATTGGAGGATTTCTAGCAGGGAGTGGAGAATTAAACTATTGGTGGGTTTTAGTCAGTGCCATTTCAGGGGCGGTTATTGGTGATAATTGTGGCTACTGGCTAGGCAGAATTGGCGGTTGGTCACTTTTCGTTAAGTTTGCCAGAATTTTTCGTCTTGAAGAAACCCAATTGGCGATCGCCAAGCATAAATTTAATGAGAACGCTGGAAAAGCAATATTTTTTGGACGTTTTGTCACCTTATTAAGAATTTTTGCTGGCCCCATAGCAGGAATAACCGAAATGAATTACGGTAAATTTTTATTTTTTAACTTCACAGGAGCAACGGTTTGGGCTTCAGTAATTGTAACCCTTTCCTACTTTGTCGGTCGAATCATTCCTTTACCTGATTTAGTGGCACTAATCGCAAAATTTGGTTTATTTGGATTATTGGTAGTAGGGATTTGGCTAGGAGTTACCTTTTTAATTAAATATTATCAACAACGAAAAAGTTTTAACAATTAATAATAAATCCTGTTTAAATAATATACTAACTACGGTGGGGAACAGGGCCTCTCGACTTCGCTCGATAACCACGGGCAACAGACAAAAGATAATAACTATTTATTGTCCATTGTCTATTGTTTACACCGTGGGGCAACTGCTAAAACCCAATTTATTTATAACTAATTATCCGAACTTGAGATTATAAATGATTACTCAGACTTACTATCAAATATCATCTTCACTTCATCGCCGCCACAGGTAAAGATAATTGATCGCCCTTACCATTGCTACTATTAGAACTATCCAACAATAAATTACGAATTAATCTCGCCGTAGCCTTACTAGCCAATTCCCCTGCAATTTGTTGCCCTAACTTCTGAGTCTCGGAATTTTGTAAAATCTTCATAATAATGGGTACTAACTTCACAGGATCATAACCGTCAGTTTCCTGTAAAATACCAATAATATTTTGTAAGTGTTCCATAGACTTACCATCCATAGCCCCATTACCATTAGTAACCCCCGTAGGACGTTTAGGAGAATCCCAACCCACAACCTTTCTCAAAGAAGCAGAAATATTAAACCATGTTTTTTGTCCCATGGTATCAAGATAATTCACAATCTCCGTTGCCAATCTCTCCCGAATAAAATTACCCCTTTCCGAAAGTAAATACTCCATACCCTGATTCATAACCCGGTCAAAATCATAATCAGGAGAATCCTTCGCATTGCGCAACAAATTCTCTAAACGATTCCAACGGAAACTACCATCTTTAAATAATAAATCCCTTAAACTAGCCTGTAACTGATCGGAATTATCAGTTAAGAGTCTTTTGGCTACATAAGGATAAGCCTTACTCAAAACCTTAAATTCAGGATCAATGTTAATGGCAATACCTTCTAAGGTAACCATCGAACGGATAATTAAAGCATAATAGGCAGGAACACGGAAAGGAAATTCATACATCATCGCCGACATTTCATCAGTAATTTTTTTAAAATTCAATTCCGCTACACTAGCTCCCAAAGCATTGTTAAAAACTTCCGCTAAAGCAGGTATTATAGGCGTTAAATCCGTATCAGGGGTCAGGAAGTCTAAGTTAACATAATCTTGGGCTAACCCATCAAAATCACGATTTACGAGGTGAACTACCGCCTCAATTAAACCATATCTTTGATAAGGCTTAATATTACTCATCATACCAAAATCAAGGTAAGCCAATCTACCATCCTCCATGGCCAAAAGATTTCCGGGGTGAGGATCGGCATGGAAGAACCCATGTTCTAATAATTGTCGTAGGGAACATTGAACCCCCACTTCCACTAAATGGGTGGCATCGATACCCTGAGCTTGAATTTTTTGGATGTCGGTTAATTTTGTGCCGTTAATCCATTCCATGGTTAATACCCTTCTACCAGTATATTCCCAGTAGAT
This window encodes:
- a CDS encoding ABC1 kinase family protein, which translates into the protein LPPFPNEIAYQFIEEELGAKPEEIYAQITPNPIAAASLGQVYRGKLKTGEEVAIKVQRPDLVRRITLDIYIMRTIASWVKRNVRRIRSDLVAITDELAARIFEEMNYMKEGENASKFKELYGHLDEIYVPRIYWEYTGRRVLTMEWINGTKLTDIQKIQAQGIDATHLVEVGVQCSLRQLLEHGFFHADPHPGNLLAMEDGRLAYLDFGMMSNIKPYQRYGLIEAVVHLVNRDFDGLAQDYVNLDFLTPDTDLTPIIPALAEVFNNALGASVAELNFKKITDEMSAMMYEFPFRVPAYYALIIRSMVTLEGIAINIDPEFKVLSKAYPYVAKRLLTDNSDQLQASLRDLLFKDGSFRWNRLENLLRNAKDSPDYDFDRVMNQGMEYLLSERGNFIRERLATEIVNYLDTMGQKTWFNISASLRKVVGWDSPKRPTGVTNGNGAMDGKSMEHLQNIIGILQETDGYDPVKLVPIIMKILQNSETQKLGQQIAGELASKATARLIRNLLLDSSNSSNGKGDQLSLPVAAMK
- a CDS encoding DedA family protein, with product MVMEFFSLEQMQELAQEYGYWAVFVGIALENTGIPLPGETITVIGGFLAGSGELNYWWVLVSAISGAVIGDNCGYWLGRIGGWSLFVKFARIFRLEETQLAIAKHKFNENAGKAIFFGRFVTLLRIFAGPIAGITEMNYGKFLFFNFTGATVWASVIVTLSYFVGRIIPLPDLVALIAKFGLFGLLVVGIWLGVTFLIKYYQQRKSFNN